The following proteins are encoded in a genomic region of Diadema setosum chromosome 10, eeDiaSeto1, whole genome shotgun sequence:
- the LOC140234483 gene encoding uncharacterized protein translates to MTSRKRILDQGVVTIFHYFKEKEDSDAKMDFSDATTEKATQEHSDSDNAHAVHTGVNPLHRDLEGTSPGASAESPPRSSLKKKRRVDGEKSTTDELLATLIYKIDEMNSNLTSRLDTALGKIETNEKEISNLKEEQESCRFDIKQLQDQVNKQEKENMKLRERLVDLTAREMRNTALFYGFPEGAENAGKCEQLIKEFAKSNMQMEGEVNIERAHRTGRIRPKPGPPRPVVVAFSRYTTRQTVISSARRYLKERPFQHNGKDHQIFVDEMLPVEVRESRRKLLPLKRKLKEEDPKRKVYFKYPARLFYRETESGKEVEYKQHTTR, encoded by the coding sequence ATGACATCGAGAAAAAGGATCTTAGACCAAGGAGTCGTTACAATCTTCCATTATTTCAAGGAAAAGGAGGATTCTGACGCTAAGATGGATTTTAGCGACGCTACTACGGAGAAGGCTACGCAAGAGCACAGTGACAGTGATAATGCACACGCAGTGCACACGGGAGTGAATCCACTTCACCGAGATCTGGAGGGAACCAGCCCGGGCGCGTCGGCGGAATCACCTCCACGCTCCTCGCTAAAGAAAAAACGACGAGTAGACGGGGAGAAGTCAACCACAGATGAACTACTCGCGACCCTTATCTACAAGATAGACGAAATGAACTCCAATCTCACATCCAGGTTGGACACAGCTCTTGGTAAGATTGaaacaaatgagaaagaaatcaGTAACTTGAAAGAGGAGCAAGAGTCGTGCCGTTTTGATATCAAACAGTTACAGGACCAAGTAAACAAGCAAGAAAAGGAGAATATGAAATTGAGAGAGCGTCTTGTTGACCTCACTGCGAGAGAGATGAGGAATACGGCTCTGTTTTACGGGTTTCCCGAAGGTGCTGAAAACGCTGGGAAGTGTGAGCAATTGATCAAAGAATTTGCCAAgtcaaatatgcaaatggaagGTGAAGTGAACATTGAAAGAGCTCATCGCACAGGCCGCATCAGGCCAAAACCCGGCCCTCCTCGCCCAGTTGTGGTAGCTTTCAGTAGATACACAACCAGACAAACAGTGATCAGCAGTGCCCGCAGATATTTGAAGGAGAGGCCTTTTCAGCACAACGGAAAGGATCACCAGATATTTGTCGATGAGATGCTGCCGGTGGAAGTGCGAGAAAGCAGGAGGAAATTGCTGCCACTGAAACGAAAGCTGAAAGAGGAGGACCCAAAGCGAAAGGTGTACTTCAAATATCCGGCGCGATTGTTTTACAGGGAGACTGAGAGCGGAAAAGAAGTGGAGTACAAGCAGCACACCACAAGATAG